DNA sequence from the Acidimicrobiales bacterium genome:
ACGCGCCGCCGTGCACCCGCGCCGAGAACCCCCGCCCCGGCACGCGACGGCGCCGTGGCCGATACTGGTGACATGCGCACGCCCGCAGCGACGACCCGTACCCCGACGGCCGGCGCGTTCGGCGTCGGGCCCGCCATCGAGGACTGGACCGGCGACGCGCGTTTCCACGAGTACAGCGCGGCCGTCGACCCCATCGGGTCGGGCCTCACGAGCCGGGTCCCGCTGCAGCGGTTCCCGGCGCACCGGCACCAGGGCGGCCACACGCGTGTGGTCACGCTCGACCTCTCCGACGTGCTCGCCACGCCGTATCCGGCGACGGGGCCGTCGCTGCTCGCCCGGTTCCTGTGCATCGACGAGGGCGACCACATCGACCTGTCCGCCAACGCCACCAGCAACCTCGCCTACTGCCTGTCCGGCCGCGGGCACTCCGAGGTGGAGGGCCCTGCCGGCGTCGGAACGGTGGCGTGGCGCGCCGGCGACGTGCTCACCCTCCCGGGTCGGTCCCGGGCCCGACACCTCGCCGAGGAGCGCGCCGTGCTCTACCACGTCGACGACTCGCCGCTCCTCGCCTATCTCGGCGTCGAAGCGGCCGAGGCGCGCTTCGCCCCGACGCGCTTCGACGGCGCGCGCGCCCGGGCGCTGCTCGCCGAGGTGGCGGCGGCCCCCGATGCCGCCACGCGCAACCGGATCGCCGTGCTGCTCGGCAACGCCCGCAACGACCGGACGCTCACCGCCACCCACACACTGTGGGCGATGCTGGGCGTGCTCCCGTCGGGGCAGGTGCAGCGCGCGCACCGGCACCAGAGCATCGCCCTCGACCTCATCGTGGACTGCCGGCCGGGGTGCTACACGCTGGTCGGCGAGGAGATCGGACCGGGCGGCGACATCGTGGACCCCTCCCGCGTGGACTGGGAGCCCGGCGGGGCGTTCGTGACCCCACCGGGGATGTGGCACAGCCACCACAACGAGTCGGGCGCCCCGGCACACCTGCTGCCGGTGCAGGACGCGGGGCTGCACACCTACCTGCGCACCCTCGACATCCGCTTCACGCGCCCCTGAGGTTCGACCGGGCCCCGACGGGCCCGGGGCGCGGGGCGCGGGCGATCGGCTCGCCTCACGCTGCTCAGGCGGCGTCGCCCTGGTCGGGCCCCCGGCCGCGCTCCCCCGCTTCGAGGAGCCGGGCGATCTCCGACACCTCGCGCGCCACCGAACGGGCGAACCACGCCCCCGCCACCCGATCGTGGAGCCAGCCCAAGGGCCCGTGCCCGATGTCGAGCTCCTCGACGTGACGCACGCGCGTCCCCCCGCCCACGGCGTCGATCTCGAACCAGGCGTGCAGGGCCCGGGGCACGCCGTGCTCGAGGGTGACGTCGATGGAGGTCGGCCGGCTCCACCGGTAGCGGGTCACCACCGATCCGCGG
Encoded proteins:
- a CDS encoding SRPBCC family protein encodes the protein MRGVTPDEVFDFVLDPAQYTKADTKIVWVTKLADIPGGMLAREDGTFLGRFRGSVVTRYRWSRPTSIDVTLEHGVPRALHAWFEIDAVGGGTRVRHVEELDIGHGPLGWLHDRVAGAWFARSVAREVSEIARLLEAGERGRGPDQGDAA